A stretch of the uncultured Bacteroides sp. genome encodes the following:
- a CDS encoding M64 family metallopeptidase: MKKNILLLIFCCFLCLNSEAQSFNDYFTDKTLRVDYIFSGTADKQYVSVEALSQLPAWAGRRHHLSELPLDGNGQITVNDLKSGTCIYKTSFSTLFQEWLDTDEAKSVSRGFENTYLLPYPKQPVEITVSFRDKKGNYNTMLKHVVKPDDILIRKQEGKHITPYTYLQKGGSSENCIDVAILAEGYTKDEMNLFIKDAKIAYEALFSHEPFKSMKDRFNIVAVESPSQDSGVSSPKKGIWNSTAFSSHFDSFYSDRYLTSSNLIDIHNSLIGIPYEHIIILANTEQYGGGGIYNSFTLTTAHHEHFRPVVVHEFGHSFAGLGDEYYYEEDLFNNVYPLNVEPWEPNITTRVNFPAKWEDMVKDGTAKLIEGGGYSFKGIYRGAQDCRMKTNTCPGFCPVCQRAIKRLIDFYTKP, encoded by the coding sequence ATGAAAAAGAATATCCTGCTATTAATATTTTGTTGTTTCTTATGCCTTAATTCAGAAGCACAATCTTTTAATGACTATTTCACAGATAAAACACTCCGCGTTGATTATATTTTCTCGGGAACAGCCGATAAGCAATATGTATCTGTAGAAGCTTTATCGCAATTGCCTGCATGGGCAGGAAGACGCCACCACCTGTCTGAATTACCTCTTGACGGCAACGGACAAATTACTGTAAATGATTTAAAATCGGGCACTTGCATTTATAAGACCTCTTTCAGCACCCTTTTTCAGGAATGGCTGGACACTGATGAAGCCAAAAGCGTTTCCCGCGGATTTGAAAATACTTATCTCCTTCCATATCCTAAACAGCCGGTAGAAATCACCGTCTCTTTCAGAGATAAAAAAGGTAACTATAATACGATGTTGAAACATGTTGTAAAACCGGATGATATACTAATAAGAAAACAGGAAGGCAAGCACATAACTCCTTACACATATCTGCAAAAAGGTGGAAGTTCTGAAAATTGTATTGACGTTGCCATTCTGGCAGAAGGTTATACAAAAGATGAAATGAACCTGTTTATTAAAGATGCCAAAATTGCTTATGAAGCATTGTTCAGCCATGAACCATTCAAATCAATGAAAGACAGGTTTAACATTGTGGCCGTTGAGAGTCCTTCACAGGATAGCGGTGTAAGCTCTCCCAAAAAAGGAATATGGAACAGCACAGCCTTTAGCTCACATTTTGACAGTTTTTATTCTGATAGATATCTTACCAGCAGCAACTTGATAGATATTCACAATTCACTGATAGGAATTCCTTATGAACATATTATCATTCTGGCTAATACTGAACAGTATGGTGGTGGAGGTATTTATAATTCCTTTACTCTGACTACTGCTCATCATGAGCATTTCCGCCCGGTTGTGGTTCATGAGTTTGGACATAGTTTTGCCGGCCTGGGTGATGAATATTATTACGAAGAAGATCTTTTCAACAATGTATATCCACTCAATGTAGAGCCATGGGAACCCAACATTACCACACGCGTTAATTTCCCCGCAAAATGGGAAGACATGGTAAAGGATGGAACAGCCAAACTCATTGAGGGAGGAGGCTATTCTTTCAAAGGAATATATCGTGGTGCACAAGATTGTCGTATGAAAACAAATACTTGCCCGGGATTTTGTCCTGTTTGCCAGAGAGCCATCAAAAGGCTTATTGACTTCTATACTAAGCCTTAA
- a CDS encoding Lrp/AsnC ligand binding domain-containing protein, whose translation MGYHQLDRLDKEILRLIADNARIPFLEVARACNVSGAAIHQRIQKLTNLGILKGSEYVIDPEKIGYETCAYIGLYLKDPSSFDDVMRALENIQEVVECHFTTGQYDMFIKIYAKNNSHLLSVIHDKLQPLGLARTETLISFHEAIKRQMPILDIETED comes from the coding sequence ATGGGATATCATCAATTAGACCGTTTGGATAAGGAAATACTTAGACTTATAGCAGACAATGCCAGAATTCCTTTCCTGGAAGTGGCTCGTGCATGTAATGTTTCTGGAGCGGCTATTCATCAGCGTATACAAAAACTAACCAATTTAGGCATATTGAAAGGATCAGAGTATGTTATTGATCCTGAGAAGATTGGTTATGAAACTTGTGCTTACATAGGACTTTATTTAAAAGATCCTTCTAGCTTTGACGATGTAATGAGAGCCTTGGAGAATATTCAGGAGGTAGTGGAATGTCATTTTACAACTGGGCAATATGATATGTTTATTAAAATCTATGCAAAGAACAATAGTCATTTGTTAAGCGTGATTCATGATAAACTTCAGCCACTTGGCCTGGCACGTACAGAGACACTAATCTCTTTCCACGAAGCAATTAAACGTCAGATGCCAATCCTTGATATTGAAACCGAGGATTAA
- a CDS encoding dihydrofolate reductase has translation MSKVSIIVAVSQNNAIGKENKLLYWLPNDLKRFKALTTGHTVIMGRNTFESLPKGALPNRRNLVLSTNPNAEFPGAEHFSSLEEALAACKEEEEVFIMGGASVYKQAMPVADAIYLTIIEDVTKDADAFFPEIKEEEWKETGREAHPVDEKHHYPYIFIDYERR, from the coding sequence ATGAGTAAAGTATCCATCATCGTTGCAGTATCACAGAATAATGCTATAGGGAAAGAAAATAAACTTCTTTATTGGTTGCCCAATGACCTGAAGCGTTTCAAAGCTCTAACCACAGGACATACTGTGATTATGGGCAGAAATACTTTTGAGTCTTTACCCAAAGGAGCTTTGCCAAACAGACGAAATCTGGTACTTTCTACCAATCCTAATGCAGAATTTCCCGGAGCTGAACATTTTTCTTCATTAGAAGAAGCTCTTGCTGCATGTAAAGAAGAGGAAGAAGTCTTTATTATGGGAGGAGCCAGCGTTTACAAACAAGCAATGCCTGTTGCAGATGCAATTTATCTGACCATAATTGAAGACGTGACTAAAGACGCAGATGCATTTTTTCCCGAGATAAAAGAAGAAGAATGGAAAGAAACGGGTAGAGAAGCCCATCCCGTAGATGAAAAGCACCACTACCCATATATTTTCATTGATTACGAAAGACGTTGA
- a CDS encoding thymidylate synthase — translation MKQYLDLLDRVMKEGTRKDDRTGTGTISVFGHQMRFNMDEGFPCLTTKKLHLKSIIHELLWFLQGDTNVKYLQDNGVRIWNEWADENGDLGHVYGYQWRSWPDYNGGHIDQIKEIVETIKHNPDSRRMLVSAWNVADINNMKLPPCHILFQFYVADGRLSLQLYQRSADIFLGVPFNIASYALLLQMMAQVTGLKAGDFVHTLGDAHIYLNHLEQVKLQLSREPRPLPKMKINPDVKDIFSFKFEDFELVDYNPHPHIKGEVSV, via the coding sequence ATGAAACAATATTTGGATTTACTCGACAGAGTTATGAAAGAAGGTACCCGTAAAGATGATCGTACGGGAACTGGTACTATTAGTGTATTTGGACATCAGATGCGCTTTAATATGGATGAAGGTTTTCCATGCCTCACCACAAAGAAGCTTCACCTGAAATCCATTATTCATGAACTTCTTTGGTTCTTACAAGGAGACACTAATGTGAAATACCTTCAGGACAATGGCGTGAGAATCTGGAATGAATGGGCTGACGAGAATGGTGATCTTGGACATGTTTATGGTTATCAATGGCGTTCGTGGCCTGATTATAACGGTGGGCATATTGATCAGATAAAAGAAATTGTGGAAACAATAAAGCATAATCCGGATTCAAGACGTATGCTTGTCAGTGCGTGGAATGTAGCAGATATTAATAATATGAAACTCCCACCCTGCCACATTTTATTCCAATTTTATGTGGCCGATGGACGATTAAGTTTGCAACTTTATCAACGCAGTGCCGATATTTTCCTTGGAGTTCCCTTCAATATTGCTTCTTACGCTTTATTACTTCAGATGATGGCACAAGTCACCGGACTTAAAGCCGGAGATTTTGTTCATACACTTGGAGATGCTCATATCTATTTAAATCATCTTGAACAAGTTAAACTTCAACTTTCAAGAGAGCCACGTCCACTTCCTAAGATGAAAATCAATCCGGACGTAAAAGATATTTTCAGTTTCAAGTTTGAAGATTTTGAATTGGTAGATTACAATCCCCATCCTCACATTAAAGGTGAAGTTTCTGTATAA
- a CDS encoding DMT family transporter: MNINKNRWGSNSLYHIMALFTVIIWGTTFISTKVLIKQGLSPEDILFYRFMIAYICIWTICPRKLFANNLKDELLFIATGLCGGSLYFIAENRALGITLASNVSLIVCTTSIFTAILSHLFIKGEKLKKNLIYGSFIALAGVAFVVFNGSFILKINPVGDLLTITAALMWAFYSIILKKLDKKYSTLLITRKVFFYGIITLLPTFLISPLTTDTHVLFQPIVLGNFIFLGVVASMLCYILWNMSIKYLGAARTTNYVYVVPLVTLITSSIIINETITVFAITGALLILSGVYIAERGFHWPK, translated from the coding sequence ATGAATATCAACAAGAACAGGTGGGGCAGTAATAGTCTGTATCACATTATGGCATTATTTACTGTAATCATTTGGGGAACTACATTTATATCAACCAAAGTACTCATTAAACAAGGACTTTCTCCCGAAGATATTCTTTTCTATCGTTTTATGATTGCATACATCTGCATCTGGACCATTTGTCCACGCAAGTTATTTGCAAATAATCTGAAAGATGAGCTTTTATTTATCGCAACGGGTTTGTGTGGTGGCTCTCTCTATTTTATTGCAGAGAACAGAGCATTAGGAATTACTTTAGCTTCTAATGTATCTCTTATTGTGTGCACCACCTCTATCTTCACTGCTATTTTATCTCATCTGTTTATAAAAGGAGAAAAACTAAAAAAGAATCTTATATATGGTTCTTTTATCGCTTTGGCAGGAGTAGCCTTTGTTGTATTCAACGGCAGTTTCATCCTGAAAATTAATCCTGTGGGAGATCTTCTGACAATCACAGCTGCGTTAATGTGGGCTTTTTACAGCATTATCTTAAAAAAGCTGGACAAGAAGTATTCAACTTTACTGATTACCCGGAAAGTATTCTTTTACGGGATAATAACACTGTTACCTACATTTCTTATTTCTCCGCTGACAACAGATACCCACGTATTATTTCAACCAATAGTTCTGGGAAATTTCATTTTTCTTGGAGTAGTAGCCTCTATGCTTTGTTATATTCTATGGAATATGTCTATTAAATATTTAGGAGCTGCACGTACCACAAACTACGTATACGTTGTTCCGTTAGTAACGCTCATCACCTCTTCCATAATTATAAATGAGACAATAACCGTTTTTGCAATAACGGGGGCACTGCTCATATTAAGCGGAGTATATATTGCAGAACGAGGATTTCACTGGCCTAAATAA
- a CDS encoding PstS family phosphate ABC transporter substrate-binding protein: MKKIILAIALICSIAQGSFAQRVKGSDTVLPLAQKEAEVFNKKGGNITVTGGGSGVGIAALLAGTTDIASASRKIKFDEKVKFQQAGKSPVEKIIAFDALAVVVNPSNKVSELTRQQLEDIFTGKITNWKQVGGADLAIVAYSRETSSGTYEFFKEHVLKNKNYKKNILSMPATGAIIQSVSQTKGAIGYVGLAYLEKDVKAIKVSYDGKNFVAPSVATAKNKTYPIVRPLFFYYDKKTEAKLTPFIKFVESAQGQEIVDKVGYIALK, from the coding sequence ATGAAAAAGATTATTTTAGCAATTGCATTGATCTGCAGCATAGCTCAGGGATCATTTGCTCAACGTGTAAAAGGTAGTGATACAGTGTTACCATTGGCTCAGAAAGAAGCCGAGGTTTTCAATAAGAAAGGTGGAAATATTACCGTAACTGGTGGTGGTAGTGGAGTTGGTATCGCAGCTTTACTTGCAGGAACAACAGATATAGCTTCTGCATCTCGTAAAATTAAATTTGATGAGAAGGTGAAATTCCAACAAGCAGGTAAGTCTCCTGTTGAAAAGATTATTGCTTTTGATGCATTGGCTGTAGTGGTTAATCCAAGTAATAAAGTAAGTGAACTTACCCGCCAACAATTGGAGGATATTTTTACTGGTAAAATTACTAACTGGAAACAAGTTGGTGGAGCTGATTTAGCTATCGTTGCTTATTCAAGAGAAACTAGTTCAGGTACTTATGAATTCTTCAAAGAACATGTATTGAAGAATAAGAACTACAAAAAAAATATTCTTTCTATGCCTGCAACAGGAGCTATTATTCAGTCAGTTAGTCAGACTAAAGGTGCAATTGGTTACGTTGGTTTAGCTTACCTTGAGAAAGATGTAAAAGCAATCAAGGTTTCTTATGATGGTAAAAACTTTGTTGCTCCATCTGTAGCAACAGCTAAGAATAAGACTTATCCTATAGTTCGCCCTCTTTTCTTCTACTATGATAAGAAGACTGAAGCTAAGCTAACTCCTTTTATTAAATTTGTAGAATCAGCTCAAGGTCAGGAGATTGTTGACAAGGTTGGATATATTGCTCTGAAATAA
- a CDS encoding OmpA family protein: MKQILSSIAIFFLLLLFLQSCGWESSIKKGNQSYALGEYYDAAKYYKKAYSSLPSKERKRKGEVAYKMADCYRLTNYTVRAKGAYMNAVRYKYSDSIVFFYLAESERKSADYKSAIKNYELYLSHKPSDILARNGLKSCTLAFEWKKDPTRYIVHKFPAFNSNRCDYSPMYAGKEADQIYFTSTRDKAKGNNLNGITGMKSADVFIAKKNEKKIWQLPEAIESEINTEFEDGACSFTSDGKTMYFTRCRIEPNSPVSAEIFVSQRSGATWGSPQKCQIIKDSLSSLAHPAISPDGHYLYFTSDMPGGYGGKDIWRVPVSNSGFGAVENLGDAINTPGDEMFPTMDGNGDLYFSSDGHPGMGGLDIFHAQQDSEGNWTIENMKSPVNSQGDDFGMTFEPEQQRGFFSSNRGDARGWDHIYTFELPKLTHTVTGWIYDKEGDALPEATVNIVGKDGTNLKVSVKGDGSFTQELKRGQTYVMLANCRGYMNFKQELTTDTINENKDYELEFPLASISRPVLIDNIFYEFDKATLTNESAKALNELIKLLNDNPNVTIELSAHCDYKGNDVYNESLSQRRAESVVKYLILGGIEKERLTAKGYGKSQPKIINKRLAKKLPTFKEGDALTEEFIRKLPKEQQEICNAMNRRTEFKVLRTAYKLYK; the protein is encoded by the coding sequence ATGAAACAGATTCTTAGTTCCATCGCCATCTTTTTTCTCCTGCTTTTATTTCTGCAGTCATGTGGATGGGAAAGTAGCATTAAGAAAGGGAACCAAAGTTATGCTTTGGGTGAATATTATGATGCGGCTAAATATTACAAAAAGGCTTACTCTAGCTTACCTTCTAAAGAGCGTAAAAGAAAAGGAGAAGTTGCCTATAAAATGGCCGATTGCTACCGACTGACCAACTATACCGTCCGGGCAAAAGGTGCATATATGAATGCTGTTCGTTATAAATATTCGGATAGTATTGTTTTCTTTTATCTGGCTGAATCAGAACGAAAAAGTGCTGATTATAAATCTGCAATCAAGAACTACGAACTCTATTTATCTCACAAGCCTAGTGATATTCTTGCCCGGAATGGATTAAAGTCCTGCACCCTTGCTTTCGAATGGAAAAAAGATCCCACGAGATACATCGTGCATAAGTTCCCTGCTTTTAATTCCAACCGCTGTGATTATTCACCCATGTATGCAGGTAAAGAGGCCGATCAGATCTATTTCACTTCAACCCGTGATAAGGCAAAAGGGAACAATTTGAACGGTATCACAGGAATGAAAAGCGCCGATGTATTTATCGCCAAAAAGAATGAAAAGAAAATATGGCAGCTACCCGAAGCTATTGAATCGGAAATAAATACAGAATTTGAAGACGGGGCATGCTCCTTTACCTCAGATGGAAAAACAATGTACTTTACCCGTTGCCGGATTGAGCCTAACTCTCCTGTTTCGGCTGAGATATTTGTTTCCCAACGAAGCGGAGCAACCTGGGGATCTCCTCAGAAATGTCAGATTATTAAAGACTCTTTATCTTCTCTAGCTCACCCCGCTATTTCACCAGATGGACATTATCTCTATTTCACATCCGATATGCCTGGTGGATATGGTGGTAAAGATATCTGGAGGGTACCTGTTTCTAATTCTGGATTTGGTGCCGTAGAGAATCTTGGAGATGCAATCAACACTCCGGGAGATGAGATGTTCCCCACAATGGATGGTAACGGAGATTTATATTTTTCATCTGACGGACATCCCGGAATGGGCGGACTAGACATTTTTCATGCTCAACAAGATAGCGAAGGAAACTGGACAATTGAAAATATGAAATCGCCGGTAAACTCACAGGGTGATGATTTTGGTATGACATTTGAGCCGGAACAACAAAGAGGCTTTTTTAGTTCTAACCGGGGCGATGCCCGTGGTTGGGATCATATTTATACTTTTGAGCTGCCCAAACTTACCCATACTGTTACTGGTTGGATATATGACAAAGAGGGAGATGCCCTGCCCGAAGCAACAGTAAACATTGTGGGAAAGGATGGAACCAATCTGAAAGTCAGCGTAAAAGGAGATGGCTCATTTACTCAGGAGCTAAAACGGGGACAAACTTATGTTATGTTGGCCAACTGCAGGGGCTACATGAATTTCAAACAAGAGCTTACCACTGATACCATTAACGAGAACAAAGATTATGAATTAGAGTTTCCTCTTGCTTCTATCAGCCGGCCTGTACTTATAGACAATATCTTTTATGAATTTGATAAAGCTACCCTGACAAATGAATCGGCTAAGGCTCTTAATGAATTAATCAAGCTATTGAACGATAATCCAAACGTAACAATTGAGCTAAGTGCTCATTGTGATTACAAAGGTAATGACGTTTATAATGAATCACTTTCACAACGCCGTGCAGAATCAGTTGTCAAGTACCTTATATTAGGAGGAATTGAGAAAGAGCGGCTCACCGCAAAAGGATATGGAAAAAGTCAACCCAAAATAATAAATAAACGTTTAGCTAAAAAACTTCCAACCTTTAAAGAAGGAGATGCATTGACTGAAGAATTTATCCGTAAGCTTCCTAAAGAACAGCAGGAAATATGCAACGCAATGAACAGACGAACTGAGTTTAAAGTTCTAAGAACAGCATACAAACTATACAAATAA
- a CDS encoding DNA topoisomerase 3, translating into MIVCIAEKPSVARDIADILGAKNKKDGYIEGNGYQVTWTFGHLCTLKEPHEYTPEWKRWSLANLPMIPPRFGIKIIESPSIEKQFKIIESLMSQADEIINCGDAGQEGELIQRWVMQKAGVKCPVKRLWISSLTEESIREGFAKLKDQSEFQSLYEAGLSRAIGDWTLGMNATRLYTLKYGQNRQVLSIGRVQTPTLALIVNRQLEIENFKPEPYWELKTIYRETTFSATKGKFTSKEEGYEFLEKVKYSDFMITDVSAKKGVEYAPRLFDLTSLQVECNKKFGYSADETLKLIQSLYEKKVTTYPRVDTTFLSDDIYPKCPAILKGIKGYAALTAPLEGNKLSKSKKVFDSSKVTDHHAIIPTGVHPMNLSDMERRVFDMIARRFIAVFYPDCKVSTTTVLGEVEKVEFKVTGKQILELGWRLVFAKEQSDEKDDDERTLPAFTKGESGPHQPDLNEKWTQPPKPYTEATLLRAMETAGKLVDNDELRDALKENGIGRPSTRAAIIETLFKRNYIRKEKKNLIATPTGVELILIIHEELLKSAELTGIWEKKLREIEKKNYEAKTFLEELKQMVTEVVNNVLSDNTNRHITIQEAVKEEIKKEPKKRERKPATPKVKKEVKPSSKENTEKNDNLVGQQCPLCGKGLIIKGKTAYGCSEWKAGCTFRKGFEE; encoded by the coding sequence ATGATAGTTTGCATTGCCGAAAAGCCGAGTGTTGCACGAGATATTGCCGATATTCTAGGAGCAAAGAATAAGAAAGATGGATACATTGAAGGTAACGGATACCAAGTTACCTGGACATTCGGGCACTTATGCACACTAAAGGAACCACACGAATATACTCCTGAATGGAAAAGATGGAGTTTGGCTAATCTACCCATGATTCCTCCTCGTTTTGGTATTAAAATAATTGAATCACCTTCTATCGAAAAGCAATTCAAAATAATTGAAAGCCTGATGTCTCAAGCTGATGAGATCATAAATTGTGGTGATGCCGGGCAGGAAGGAGAATTAATTCAACGATGGGTAATGCAAAAAGCCGGAGTAAAATGTCCGGTAAAAAGATTATGGATTTCCTCACTCACAGAAGAATCCATTCGGGAAGGTTTTGCTAAACTAAAAGACCAGTCTGAATTTCAGTCTCTCTATGAAGCCGGATTATCCCGCGCCATTGGCGACTGGACTTTAGGCATGAATGCCACAAGATTATATACTTTAAAATATGGGCAGAACAGACAAGTCTTGTCTATAGGGCGTGTGCAAACTCCCACTTTGGCACTTATTGTAAACCGCCAACTGGAAATAGAGAACTTCAAACCTGAACCCTATTGGGAACTAAAAACAATATACAGGGAAACAACATTTTCGGCAACCAAAGGCAAATTCACTTCTAAAGAAGAAGGTTACGAGTTTCTTGAGAAAGTAAAGTATTCAGATTTCATGATTACGGATGTTTCAGCAAAGAAAGGCGTTGAATATGCCCCAAGACTTTTTGACCTTACTTCTTTGCAGGTGGAATGCAATAAAAAATTTGGTTATTCTGCAGACGAAACACTCAAACTTATTCAATCACTTTATGAGAAGAAAGTGACTACCTATCCACGTGTAGATACCACCTTTCTAAGTGATGATATTTATCCAAAATGTCCTGCCATATTAAAAGGTATAAAAGGCTACGCAGCGCTCACTGCTCCTTTGGAAGGGAACAAGCTATCAAAGTCAAAGAAGGTCTTTGATAGCTCAAAAGTTACTGACCACCACGCTATTATTCCTACCGGAGTACACCCAATGAATCTTTCCGATATGGAAAGGCGGGTATTTGATATGATTGCACGACGTTTTATAGCTGTATTCTATCCCGACTGTAAGGTTTCCACAACAACCGTACTTGGTGAGGTGGAAAAGGTAGAGTTCAAAGTGACCGGCAAACAAATATTAGAACTGGGATGGAGGCTTGTATTTGCCAAAGAACAGTCGGATGAGAAAGATGATGACGAGCGTACACTTCCTGCTTTTACTAAGGGAGAAAGTGGACCGCACCAACCTGATCTGAATGAAAAGTGGACTCAACCACCTAAGCCTTATACAGAAGCTACTCTTTTACGGGCCATGGAAACTGCCGGTAAACTTGTAGACAATGATGAATTGCGTGATGCCTTGAAAGAAAACGGTATTGGTCGCCCTTCAACGCGCGCTGCTATTATTGAAACATTGTTTAAAAGGAACTATATCCGCAAGGAAAAAAAGAACTTAATAGCCACCCCAACCGGTGTTGAGTTAATTCTGATTATCCATGAAGAGCTTTTAAAATCTGCAGAGCTGACAGGTATATGGGAAAAGAAACTGCGCGAGATTGAAAAGAAAAACTACGAAGCTAAAACATTCCTCGAAGAACTGAAACAAATGGTAACGGAGGTGGTCAATAATGTTTTATCCGATAACACTAACAGACATATCACAATTCAGGAAGCTGTTAAAGAGGAAATAAAAAAAGAGCCAAAGAAGCGTGAACGAAAACCTGCAACTCCGAAAGTTAAAAAGGAGGTTAAACCCTCATCAAAAGAAAATACTGAAAAGAATGACAATTTAGTTGGTCAACAATGTCCACTCTGTGGCAAAGGATTGATCATTAAAGGTAAAACTGCTTATGGCTGTTCGGAATGGAAGGCCGGATGTACTTTCAGAAAAGGGTTTGAAGAGTAA
- a CDS encoding ROK family protein — MTLSKLFDSQEGMALSALKMARLKKSVIQQLMLEEGTTIADICKETEFSVPTVTKVVVELIEEGIAFEKGKIDTAGGRRPSIYCINPNSAFFLGVDVRRDCVSIGLQNFKNEFLELSTRIDFVLKNTQESLHGLCHLINEFIDKSGLDKSKILGACVVLSGRTNSAKGYSDSYFSSESEPLSNLIESRIGIKTFIENDSRAMGYGEYCCGAGALSSEKDVIYISLNWGFGISMICNGMLYYGMSGFSGEFGHSPVLDNQILCQCGKKGCLETEISGQALVRRFKEKLAEGSTSIVTSQKEVNNINMYDIIRAATKHEDLLAIEVIEEVGEKLGHYMSLLLNIFNPELVILGGEMADCGTYLTLPIETALHKYSLNLVLQDMKLKIGELGDKAGVIGGCYILRDRLFGIIE; from the coding sequence ATGACTCTTTCTAAATTATTTGATTCGCAGGAAGGAATGGCTCTTTCTGCATTAAAAATGGCTCGGCTTAAAAAAAGTGTTATCCAACAGCTGATGCTCGAGGAAGGTACAACTATAGCAGATATTTGTAAAGAAACAGAATTTAGTGTTCCTACCGTAACAAAAGTAGTAGTTGAGTTAATAGAAGAAGGAATTGCTTTTGAAAAAGGGAAAATAGATACAGCCGGAGGACGTCGTCCTTCCATTTATTGTATTAATCCGAATTCGGCTTTTTTTCTGGGTGTGGATGTCAGACGAGATTGCGTTAGCATTGGTCTGCAGAATTTTAAAAATGAATTTTTAGAACTTTCTACACGAATAGATTTTGTGTTAAAGAATACACAAGAATCATTACACGGTTTATGTCATCTTATTAATGAATTTATTGATAAATCGGGTTTAGATAAAAGTAAGATTCTTGGAGCATGCGTGGTTCTGAGTGGACGGACTAATTCAGCAAAAGGTTATAGTGATAGCTACTTCTCTTCTGAATCAGAACCGTTAAGCAACCTTATTGAAAGTAGAATTGGAATAAAAACTTTTATTGAAAATGATTCCCGTGCAATGGGATATGGCGAATATTGCTGTGGAGCTGGCGCTTTATCTTCAGAAAAAGATGTTATCTATATTAGCTTGAATTGGGGATTTGGTATATCAATGATTTGTAATGGTATGCTGTACTACGGTATGTCTGGTTTCTCAGGTGAATTTGGACATAGCCCTGTGCTCGATAATCAGATACTTTGTCAATGCGGTAAAAAAGGATGTCTGGAAACAGAAATATCTGGTCAGGCCTTAGTTAGACGTTTTAAAGAAAAGTTAGCAGAAGGTTCTACTTCTATAGTAACTAGCCAGAAAGAGGTTAATAATATTAATATGTATGATATTATTCGTGCTGCAACAAAGCATGAAGATCTTCTTGCTATTGAAGTGATAGAAGAGGTTGGAGAAAAGTTGGGACATTATATGTCTCTGTTATTGAATATATTTAATCCTGAGCTTGTAATTCTGGGAGGAGAGATGGCCGACTGCGGAACTTACTTAACATTACCTATTGAAACGGCTCTTCATAAATATTCCCTGAATCTGGTATTACAGGATATGAAATTGAAGATAGGAGAACTGGGTGATAAAGCAGGAGTAATAGGCGGATGTTATATTCTTCGTGATCGCTTGTTTGGCATTATAGAATAA